A genomic stretch from Flavobacterium humidisoli includes:
- a CDS encoding diacylglycerol/lipid kinase family protein has product MKKNILFVVNPISGDLDKSDLIEAVEEFAATNHFDLEVYETTGKNDLRAIQSLYNESEPERIIVAGGDGTIKMVAEAVEEQDVIIGILPAGSANGLSVDLNLPDGIEENLKIAFLHHYIEMDMICINGKKSIHLSDIGLNANLVKNYEESDVRGFWGYALQAFTTLKESEEPFVATILANNKTVEHVARMIVIANSQKYGTGVVINPNGAMNDGKFELVILKSLDLLLIGKIITGNMPIDSDDIVIISTDKAEIKTDYPVNFQIDGEYCGAQTSLEIHILHKQMKIAVP; this is encoded by the coding sequence TTGAAAAAGAATATTCTATTTGTTGTCAATCCGATTTCTGGAGATTTGGATAAATCAGATCTCATTGAGGCTGTTGAAGAGTTTGCTGCAACCAATCATTTCGATTTGGAAGTATATGAAACTACGGGAAAAAATGATCTAAGAGCAATACAATCTTTATATAATGAATCTGAGCCAGAGCGTATTATTGTTGCAGGAGGTGACGGAACGATAAAAATGGTGGCAGAAGCGGTAGAAGAGCAAGATGTAATAATTGGGATTTTGCCAGCAGGTTCTGCAAACGGACTTTCGGTCGACTTAAATCTTCCTGATGGAATAGAGGAGAACCTTAAAATAGCGTTTCTACACCATTACATCGAAATGGATATGATTTGTATTAACGGGAAAAAAAGCATCCATTTAAGCGATATCGGATTAAATGCTAATTTGGTTAAAAATTATGAAGAAAGTGATGTGCGTGGTTTTTGGGGCTATGCATTGCAAGCTTTCACAACGCTCAAAGAATCTGAAGAACCATTTGTGGCGACAATTTTGGCAAATAACAAAACTGTAGAACATGTAGCAAGAATGATTGTTATTGCCAATTCGCAGAAATATGGAACTGGAGTTGTAATTAATCCAAATGGTGCTATGAATGACGGTAAGTTTGAGCTGGTAATTTTAAAGAGTCTTGACCTGCTTTTGATTGGAAAAATAATTACAGGAAATATGCCAATTGATTCTGATGACATTGTGATTATTTCAACCGATAAAGCAGAAATAAAAACGGATTATCCCGTTAATTTTCAAATTGATGGTGAATATTGTGGGGCGCAGACTTCTTTAGAAATTCATATTCTACACAAGCAAATGAAAATTGCGGTTCCGTAG
- a CDS encoding GNAT family N-acetyltransferase, with product MNTTYSFQIYKSASLLPLEWNSLAANNIFLTREYLEVLENSCPVNMTCHFIGLFEEKKLIGIVLTQFLFAEKLESFGERDKCLKTSVRNFALKNFASHVLFVGNNMLTGQNAFIFDKAIKKSKAIKTLHKAINQLKKDLKESGRKVHITSIKDFTAKEIESLQVEFKNNYTFSTQPNMIFEINENWKTEQDYIDALLKKYRDQYKRARKKSEGIIKKQMTLSDIKQYEDVIYDLYFHVAKNAPFNTFFLARNHFSFFKEIMGDNFLLYGYFLDEKLIGFNTLIKNGDVMDTYFLGYDESVQREKMLYLNMLYDMIAYSIKKGFKEIVFARTALEIKSSVGAKPVKMYGLITHSNALINHNISRFFSYLEPKTEWQERNPFK from the coding sequence TTGAATACAACTTATTCTTTCCAAATTTACAAAAGCGCATCGTTACTGCCTTTAGAATGGAACTCGCTTGCAGCAAATAACATTTTTTTGACTCGAGAATATCTCGAAGTGCTGGAAAACTCTTGTCCAGTAAATATGACTTGCCATTTTATCGGGCTTTTTGAAGAAAAAAAACTAATCGGAATTGTGTTAACGCAGTTCCTATTTGCAGAAAAACTTGAATCTTTTGGAGAGCGCGATAAATGCTTAAAAACTTCGGTTCGTAATTTTGCCTTAAAGAATTTTGCTTCGCACGTTTTGTTTGTTGGAAACAATATGCTTACAGGACAAAATGCTTTTATTTTTGACAAGGCCATCAAAAAATCCAAAGCGATTAAAACACTTCACAAGGCTATCAATCAGCTTAAAAAAGATCTGAAAGAAAGCGGAAGAAAAGTTCACATAACGAGCATAAAAGATTTTACAGCAAAAGAAATCGAATCGCTTCAAGTAGAATTCAAAAACAACTACACGTTTTCGACACAGCCAAATATGATTTTTGAAATCAATGAAAACTGGAAAACAGAACAAGATTATATTGATGCTTTATTAAAAAAATATCGCGACCAATACAAACGTGCGCGCAAAAAATCGGAAGGAATTATAAAAAAGCAAATGACTCTCTCCGACATTAAACAATATGAAGATGTGATCTACGATTTGTATTTTCATGTTGCAAAAAATGCGCCTTTCAATACCTTTTTTCTGGCAAGAAATCATTTCAGCTTTTTTAAAGAAATCATGGGAGACAACTTTCTTCTATACGGCTATTTTTTAGATGAAAAACTAATCGGCTTCAACACTTTAATCAAAAACGGCGATGTAATGGACACGTATTTTTTAGGTTATGACGAAAGTGTTCAGCGCGAAAAAATGCTATACTTAAATATGCTCTACGATATGATTGCCTATTCTATCAAGAAAGGTTTCAAAGAAATTGTTTTTGCTAGAACAGCTCTTGAAATCAAAAGTTCGGTTGGAGCAAAACCTGTTAAAATGTATGGTTTAATCACACATAGCAATGCTTTAATCAACCATAACATTTCAAGGTTTTTCAGTTATTTAGAACCAAAAACAGAATGGCAGGAACGCAATCCATTTAAATAA
- a CDS encoding App1 family protein produces MKPILQLYRGYANEQELIVMGHVLKRENKYDFEKRKLKNATSILRLFRIKTIKNFDVYLHYNGEVIHTKTLDDGFFNFCIPLEKETHFGWMPYEVSLKYKEETTTCKGSFIRPHKGKLGIISDIDDTFLISHTNNFFRKLYILLFKNVNDRKVFKDVVPHYQALSSAGRDNVEEVNAFFYISSSEWNLYRFIAKFAQINKLPKAVFLLKDIKRGITDFFMSGRGNHDHKYEKIKHVVEFYPTLKYVLMGDDSQHDPMLYERICKIFPVTVVAVYIRQTGKSPKKEVQKILKNLETINVSVCYFKESSKAIDHSRSIGIIK; encoded by the coding sequence ATGAAACCAATTCTACAATTATATCGAGGTTATGCAAATGAACAAGAGTTAATTGTAATGGGGCATGTTTTAAAAAGAGAAAACAAATACGATTTTGAGAAAAGAAAATTAAAAAATGCCACTTCGATACTCAGATTGTTCAGAATAAAAACCATTAAAAATTTTGATGTTTACCTTCATTACAATGGCGAAGTCATCCACACTAAAACATTAGATGACGGCTTTTTCAATTTTTGCATTCCATTAGAAAAAGAAACTCATTTTGGATGGATGCCATACGAAGTGAGTTTAAAATATAAAGAGGAAACCACAACTTGTAAAGGCAGTTTTATTAGACCTCATAAAGGAAAACTCGGAATCATCTCTGATATTGACGACACTTTTCTTATTTCGCACACAAATAATTTTTTTCGAAAACTTTATATTTTATTATTTAAAAATGTAAATGACCGAAAAGTTTTTAAAGATGTTGTACCTCACTATCAAGCTTTAAGTTCTGCAGGAAGAGACAATGTAGAAGAAGTAAATGCTTTTTTCTACATCTCTAGCAGCGAATGGAACTTATACCGTTTTATTGCTAAATTCGCCCAAATTAACAAACTTCCTAAAGCAGTTTTTCTCCTAAAAGACATCAAAAGAGGAATCACCGATTTCTTTATGAGCGGAAGAGGAAATCACGATCATAAATATGAAAAAATAAAGCATGTTGTGGAATTCTACCCAACTTTAAAATATGTTTTAATGGGCGATGACTCGCAGCACGATCCAATGCTTTACGAAAGAATTTGCAAAATATTTCCCGTTACAGTTGTTGCGGTTTATATTAGACAAACTGGTAAATCTCCTAAAAAAGAAGTTCAAAAGATTCTAAA
- a CDS encoding DUF1761 domain-containing protein encodes MQINFVALFLAAIVTLVTGFIWYSPKVFGTIWMKENNLTQEELRKGNMLKIFGLTYIFSLMITMTLMSLTIHQSGAIGMVGGPPLIDSAKPSFAAFMADYGMAYRTFKHGALHGFMSGLFFAFPLIGINGLFERKSWKYIFIHSGYWILTLTLMGGIICGFA; translated from the coding sequence ATGCAAATTAACTTCGTTGCTTTATTCCTTGCAGCAATTGTCACACTCGTAACCGGTTTTATCTGGTACAGCCCAAAAGTATTCGGAACAATCTGGATGAAAGAAAATAATCTTACTCAAGAAGAGTTAAGAAAAGGAAATATGCTTAAAATCTTCGGACTAACGTATATTTTTTCTTTAATGATTACAATGACTTTAATGTCTCTTACCATTCACCAATCTGGCGCAATCGGAATGGTTGGCGGCCCTCCATTAATTGATAGCGCAAAACCGTCATTTGCTGCTTTTATGGCCGATTACGGAATGGCTTACAGAACTTTTAAACATGGTGCGCTTCACGGTTTTATGTCGGGATTATTTTTTGCGTTTCCTCTAATTGGAATTAACGGCTTATTTGAAAGAAAATCTTGGAAATACATCTTTATCCATAGCGGTTACTGGATTCTTACACTGACTCTTATGGGAGGTATTATCTGCGGATTTGCCTAA